A window of Microbacterium luteolum contains these coding sequences:
- a CDS encoding cysteine hydrolase family protein: MVIDPQTIFAAPDSAWGSPFFAEAMPRIRALAEAFGERVIVTRWMPTADRSTSWGAYFAAWPFADQPPTDPLFALVPEAVGLSPHPTLDLPTFGKWGPDLEALVGRGAHIVLAGVSTDCCVMSTALAAADAGAHVTVAADACAGSTAENHAAAIQVMGLYPPQITVSDTASVLAAR; the protein is encoded by the coding sequence GTGGTGATCGACCCGCAGACGATCTTCGCGGCTCCGGACTCCGCGTGGGGCTCGCCGTTCTTCGCCGAGGCGATGCCCCGCATCCGTGCGCTGGCCGAGGCCTTCGGCGAGCGCGTCATCGTGACCCGCTGGATGCCGACCGCCGACCGCTCGACCTCGTGGGGCGCGTACTTCGCGGCCTGGCCGTTCGCCGACCAGCCGCCGACGGATCCGCTGTTCGCCCTCGTGCCAGAGGCTGTCGGGCTGTCGCCGCATCCGACCCTCGATCTGCCGACATTCGGGAAGTGGGGCCCCGATCTCGAGGCCCTCGTCGGGCGCGGCGCGCACATCGTGCTGGCCGGGGTCTCGACGGACTGCTGCGTGATGTCGACGGCCCTGGCCGCAGCGGATGCCGGGGCGCACGTGACCGTCGCCGCCGATGCCTGCGCGGGGTCGACGGCCGAGAACCATGCGGCCGCGATCCAGGTGATGGGCCTGTATCCGCCGCAGATCACCGTGAGCGACACGGCATCCGTCCTGGCCGCGCGCTAG
- a CDS encoding purine-cytosine permease family protein, translating into MTDIKPALIERAGIEIIPESERNAKPRDLFCPWFAANVSVFGMSYGSFVLGFGISFWQATLVSIIGIVVSFLLCGLIAIAGKRGSAPTMVLSRAAFGVQGQKVPGIISWLTSIGWETFLAILAVLATATIITQLGGDGDSVALKIIATVIVAALIVTASVLGYHTIMKLQSVLTWITGVVTVLYIILAAPSIDLAAVMARPDGGIGQVIGALVMVMTGFGLGWINIAADWSRYQKRTASDGAIVAWNTIGGSVAPVILVVFGLLLGGSDDELMNAIAADPIGALASILPVWVLVPFLLTAVLALVSGAVLGIYSSGLTLLSLGIRIPRPSAAAIDGVILTIGTVFVVFFATDFLGPFQSFLITLGVPLASWAGILIADILRRRKDYDEDALFDSRGRYGAWDWTSIGTMVVTSVIGWGLVLNGFADAAPWNNWQGYLLFLVGGADGPFAFANLGVFFALVLSFLVTYFARAAKIRRQEEA; encoded by the coding sequence ATGACGGACATCAAGCCTGCTCTCATCGAGCGCGCGGGCATCGAGATCATCCCCGAATCCGAGCGGAACGCGAAGCCGCGCGACCTGTTCTGTCCCTGGTTCGCGGCGAACGTGTCGGTGTTCGGCATGTCGTACGGATCGTTCGTGCTGGGCTTCGGCATCTCGTTCTGGCAGGCGACGCTCGTGTCGATCATCGGCATCGTGGTGTCGTTCCTGCTGTGCGGGCTCATCGCGATCGCCGGCAAGCGCGGCTCGGCGCCGACCATGGTGCTCTCCCGTGCCGCGTTCGGCGTGCAGGGGCAGAAGGTGCCGGGCATCATCTCGTGGCTGACGTCGATCGGCTGGGAGACGTTCCTCGCGATCCTCGCCGTGCTCGCGACCGCGACGATCATCACGCAGCTCGGCGGTGACGGCGACAGCGTCGCGCTGAAGATCATCGCGACCGTGATCGTCGCCGCGCTCATCGTCACGGCATCCGTCCTCGGGTATCACACGATCATGAAGCTGCAGTCGGTGCTGACCTGGATCACCGGCGTCGTGACGGTCCTCTACATCATCCTCGCGGCGCCGAGCATCGACCTCGCGGCCGTGATGGCGCGCCCCGACGGCGGCATCGGCCAGGTGATCGGCGCCCTCGTCATGGTGATGACCGGCTTCGGACTCGGCTGGATCAACATCGCCGCGGACTGGTCGCGCTACCAGAAGCGCACGGCATCCGACGGCGCGATCGTCGCCTGGAACACGATCGGCGGCTCGGTGGCCCCGGTGATCCTGGTGGTCTTCGGCCTGCTGCTCGGGGGCTCGGACGACGAGCTGATGAACGCGATCGCCGCCGACCCGATCGGCGCACTCGCCTCGATCCTCCCGGTCTGGGTGCTCGTGCCGTTCCTGCTGACCGCTGTGCTCGCGCTGGTCTCGGGCGCGGTGCTCGGCATCTACTCCTCCGGGCTGACGCTGCTGAGCCTCGGCATCCGCATCCCCCGTCCCTCTGCGGCCGCGATCGACGGCGTGATCCTCACGATCGGCACGGTCTTCGTGGTGTTCTTCGCGACCGACTTCCTCGGCCCGTTCCAGAGCTTCCTCATCACGCTCGGCGTGCCGCTCGCGTCCTGGGCCGGCATCCTCATCGCCGACATCCTGCGCCGCAGGAAGGACTACGACGAGGACGCGCTGTTCGACAGCCGCGGCCGTTACGGCGCCTGGGACTGGACGTCGATCGGCACCATGGTCGTGACGAGCGTGATCGGCTGGGGGCTCGTGCTGAACGGCTTCGCGGATGCCGCACCATGGAACAACTGGCAGGGCTATCTGCTGTTCCTCGTCGGTGGCGCCGACGGCCCCTTCGCCTTCGCGAACCTCGGCGTGTTCTTCGCGCTGGTGCTGTCGTTCCTCGTGACGTACTTCGCTCGGGCCGCGAAGATCCGGCGGCAGGAAGAGGCGTGA
- a CDS encoding M18 family aminopeptidase — MPVTPDALAHAEDLADFVAASPSSYHAAAEVARRLEAAGFTRLQEEDAWPAQAGGRFVVVRDGAAIAWVVPTDAAATTLAHVFGAHTDSPGFKLKPQPTTGARGWLQAAVEVYGGPLLNSWLDRELRLAGRLALADGRVVLADTGPLLRLPQLAIHLDRGANNGLSLDKQTETQPVWGLGDPTQADILAELGASAGVTASDIRGYDVVAADTARGAVFGKDDAFFASGRLDDLASVHAGVVALGEIADRTRTKAPIAVLAAFDHEELGSASRSGAAGPFLEDVLERLYAGLGADASDRRRAYASSWCLSSDVGHSVHPNYIAKHDPVVQPVLGSGPILKLNANQRYATDAVGTAAWRAWCERVGVTTQEFVSNNSVPCGSTIGPITATRLGIRTVDVGIPILSMHSARELAGVSDLYDLSRTAESFFTA; from the coding sequence ATGCCCGTCACCCCGGATGCTCTCGCCCACGCCGAGGATCTCGCCGACTTCGTCGCCGCCTCGCCGTCGAGCTATCACGCGGCTGCGGAGGTCGCGCGCCGCCTCGAGGCCGCCGGGTTCACCCGACTGCAGGAGGAGGACGCGTGGCCCGCACAGGCCGGCGGCCGCTTCGTGGTCGTCCGCGACGGAGCCGCGATCGCCTGGGTGGTGCCGACGGATGCCGCGGCGACGACGCTCGCGCACGTCTTCGGCGCGCACACCGACTCCCCCGGGTTCAAGCTCAAGCCGCAGCCGACCACCGGCGCCCGCGGATGGCTGCAGGCGGCGGTCGAGGTCTACGGCGGCCCGCTCCTGAACTCCTGGCTCGACCGCGAGCTTCGCCTGGCCGGTCGCCTCGCCCTCGCCGACGGCCGGGTGGTGCTGGCCGACACCGGACCCCTGCTGCGCCTGCCTCAGCTGGCGATCCACCTGGACCGCGGTGCGAACAACGGCCTCTCCCTCGACAAGCAGACCGAGACGCAGCCCGTCTGGGGCCTCGGCGACCCGACCCAGGCCGACATCCTCGCCGAGCTCGGCGCGTCCGCCGGCGTCACGGCATCCGACATCCGCGGCTACGACGTCGTGGCCGCCGACACGGCACGCGGCGCCGTCTTCGGGAAGGATGACGCGTTCTTCGCCTCCGGACGCCTCGACGACCTCGCGTCCGTGCACGCCGGGGTGGTCGCTCTCGGCGAGATCGCCGACCGTACGCGCACGAAGGCCCCGATCGCGGTGCTCGCCGCGTTCGACCACGAGGAGCTCGGCTCGGCGTCCCGCTCCGGAGCTGCGGGCCCCTTCCTCGAGGACGTGCTCGAGCGCCTGTACGCCGGGCTCGGCGCCGATGCCTCCGATCGCCGACGGGCCTACGCCTCGTCGTGGTGCCTGTCCAGCGACGTCGGCCATTCCGTGCACCCGAACTACATCGCCAAGCACGACCCGGTCGTGCAGCCCGTGCTCGGGTCCGGCCCCATCCTGAAGCTCAACGCCAACCAGCGCTATGCGACGGATGCCGTCGGCACGGCCGCCTGGCGGGCATGGTGCGAGCGGGTCGGCGTCACGACGCAGGAGTTCGTGTCGAACAACTCCGTGCCGTGCGGCTCGACGATCGGCCCGATCACCGCGACGCGCCTCGGCATCCGCACCGTCGACGTCGGCATCCCGATCCTGTCGATGCACTCCGCGCGCGAGCTCGCCGGGGTCTCCGACCTCTACGACCTCTCCCGCACCGCGGAGTCGTTCTTCACGGCCTGA
- a CDS encoding EamA family transporter produces the protein MSPLAFVLVFGAAIAHAAWNVIAHGVSRAGFPFLWWGAVSSTLVWIGAVPFTGGLGAEDLGSFALGVGVSATLHVGYMVVLQRGYREGNLSTVYATARGTGPFLSVIVAVLLLGERPSAVALVGVAAIIVGVVAIGLVDRGMGAQTRRIDPGLLFGLLTGVAIAIYTIWDAHAVRTWNLSPVAFMVGTTLLQVPFYSFAVRRRWDAVWALGRLHWRRILVFGILSPLSYILVLTAVQIAPVALVAPLREVSVVLVSLFGVVVLRESRPWWRIAASLVVVLGIVLLAV, from the coding sequence ATGTCCCCTCTCGCGTTCGTCCTCGTCTTCGGCGCCGCCATCGCCCACGCGGCTTGGAATGTCATCGCGCACGGTGTGAGCCGAGCGGGCTTCCCCTTCCTGTGGTGGGGCGCCGTCAGCAGCACGCTCGTGTGGATCGGCGCCGTGCCGTTCACGGGCGGGCTCGGCGCCGAGGATCTCGGCTCGTTCGCGCTCGGCGTCGGCGTCTCCGCGACGCTGCACGTCGGCTACATGGTGGTGCTGCAACGCGGCTACCGCGAGGGGAACCTGTCCACCGTGTACGCGACGGCGCGCGGCACCGGACCGTTCCTGTCGGTGATCGTCGCCGTGCTGCTGCTGGGCGAGCGGCCCTCGGCCGTCGCGCTCGTGGGCGTCGCCGCGATCATCGTCGGCGTCGTGGCGATCGGTCTCGTCGATCGGGGGATGGGAGCGCAGACCCGTCGGATCGACCCCGGCCTGCTGTTCGGGCTGCTCACCGGTGTCGCGATCGCGATCTACACGATCTGGGATGCGCACGCGGTGCGCACCTGGAACCTCTCCCCGGTCGCGTTCATGGTCGGGACCACTCTGCTGCAGGTGCCGTTCTACTCGTTCGCGGTGCGTCGGCGCTGGGACGCGGTCTGGGCGCTCGGTCGCCTGCACTGGCGGCGGATCCTCGTGTTCGGCATCCTGTCGCCGCTGTCGTACATCCTCGTGCTGACCGCCGTACAGATCGCGCCCGTCGCCCTCGTCGCGCCCCTGCGCGAGGTCAGCGTGGTGCTCGTCAGCCTGTTCGGCGTGGTGGTGCTGCGGGAGTCGCGACCGTGGTGGCGCATCGCGGCATCGCTGGTCGTGGTCCTCGGGATCGTGCTGCTCGCCGTGTGA
- a CDS encoding response regulator → MPDIRVLIVDDDPLVRSALSHFVSRDPEIKVIGQAEDGVEAIATVEREQPDVVMMDVQMPEMNGIEATGAIVERWPHVRVLAVTTLDGRDTVLPMLSAGASGYLLKDSSAEEIVVGVREVFSGQSSLSPRIASMLIKHVRDSEPLTGDATDLEPLTDRESEVLQCLAKGMSNAEIARALIVSEGTVKAHLGRMMSKWHLRDRVQILVAAAHAGLVNFR, encoded by the coding sequence ATGCCTGACATCCGCGTCCTGATCGTCGACGATGACCCCCTGGTCCGCTCGGCGCTCTCGCACTTCGTCTCTCGCGACCCCGAGATCAAGGTGATCGGACAGGCGGAGGACGGCGTGGAGGCCATCGCGACGGTGGAACGCGAGCAGCCGGATGTCGTCATGATGGATGTGCAGATGCCGGAGATGAACGGCATCGAGGCCACCGGCGCCATCGTCGAGCGGTGGCCCCACGTGCGGGTTCTCGCCGTGACCACGCTCGACGGTCGAGACACGGTCCTGCCGATGCTGAGTGCCGGCGCTTCCGGGTACCTGCTCAAGGACTCCAGCGCCGAGGAGATCGTGGTCGGCGTGCGCGAGGTGTTCAGCGGTCAGAGCTCCCTCTCGCCGCGCATCGCGTCGATGCTGATCAAGCACGTGCGCGACTCCGAACCCCTCACGGGGGATGCGACGGACCTCGAGCCGCTCACCGATCGCGAGTCCGAGGTGCTCCAGTGCCTGGCGAAGGGCATGTCCAACGCCGAGATCGCCCGGGCTCTCATCGTCTCCGAGGGCACGGTCAAGGCGCACCTCGGACGGATGATGTCGAAGTGGCACCTGCGCGACCGCGTGCAGATCCTCGTGGCCGCGGCTCACGCCGGGCTCGTCAACTTCCGCTGA
- a CDS encoding sensor histidine kinase, which produces MAFDHSARASADTFRLARGEKLSTIERIVVLVIVSITVATDLIGFFTTPGVNPIALLVSIASTAAFTLYLWKPLIATCALGAVFALSFIPGSELQVLTAAAVAAGLVMRLGWTSLILSYTGAFLVAAALVANGDAEANVNVGLYLVFATVAGAVGFALRLAFARGRRLELQLIEQAEQEKEAVLAERRWIAGELHDSIAHHLTVVALHVQMLEDPSTSNDSREAIRVAARKAMADLRFVIELADDGPRSAEMQTGDLADAIDEARQEFESAGHPVRLEGDLRDERIPRAAEIVLARIVRESATNILKYAGPGEVLISLDIDDDAATLTLRSPLPTTPRRELSSSRTGLGRMAERVIGASGEFSAGEVDGHWLVSARLPIA; this is translated from the coding sequence ATGGCCTTCGACCACTCAGCCCGAGCATCCGCGGATACGTTCCGCTTGGCTCGTGGTGAGAAGCTCAGCACGATCGAGCGGATCGTCGTTCTGGTCATCGTTTCCATCACCGTCGCCACGGACCTCATAGGCTTCTTCACCACACCAGGGGTGAACCCGATCGCATTGCTCGTGAGCATCGCCTCGACGGCGGCGTTCACTCTTTACCTCTGGAAGCCCCTCATCGCGACATGCGCCCTCGGCGCCGTGTTCGCCCTCTCCTTCATCCCCGGGTCAGAGCTTCAGGTTCTGACCGCCGCCGCTGTCGCCGCTGGGCTGGTCATGCGGTTGGGGTGGACTTCCCTGATCCTCTCCTACACAGGTGCGTTCCTCGTCGCTGCGGCGCTCGTCGCAAACGGCGACGCCGAAGCCAACGTGAACGTCGGGCTGTACCTCGTCTTCGCCACGGTGGCCGGCGCTGTGGGCTTCGCCTTGCGGCTGGCCTTCGCGCGGGGCCGCCGACTCGAACTGCAACTCATCGAGCAGGCGGAACAGGAGAAAGAAGCAGTGCTCGCCGAGCGACGATGGATCGCCGGCGAGCTGCATGACAGCATCGCCCACCACCTCACCGTGGTGGCGCTGCACGTGCAGATGCTCGAGGACCCCTCCACCAGCAACGATTCACGAGAGGCGATCCGCGTCGCCGCGAGAAAGGCGATGGCGGATCTCCGATTCGTGATCGAACTCGCGGATGACGGACCGCGCTCCGCCGAGATGCAGACGGGTGACCTCGCCGACGCGATCGACGAGGCCCGGCAGGAGTTCGAATCCGCCGGTCACCCCGTGCGCCTCGAAGGCGACCTTCGGGACGAGCGCATCCCGCGCGCAGCCGAGATCGTGCTCGCGCGCATCGTGCGCGAGTCCGCCACGAACATCCTGAAGTACGCCGGACCCGGAGAGGTGCTCATCAGTCTCGACATCGACGACGACGCGGCAACGCTCACGCTGCGCAGTCCCCTCCCGACCACGCCCCGACGCGAACTGTCCTCCAGCCGCACCGGCCTCGGCCGGATGGCGGAGCGGGTGATCGGCGCGAGTGGAGAGTTCAGTGCGGGTGAGGTCGACGGACACTGGCTGGTCTCCGCCCGCCTTCCCATCGCGTGA
- a CDS encoding GntR family transcriptional regulator: MAEAVYTQIADDLRDQIAAGALRPGDDVPTEAELAEKWHTSRGPIRNALAALRGEGLIETSRGRPARVVARKANQAVDVSVPFTRWARELGVSPGAQTQELSLRRAGDLAAALGVEPDDTIVSVVRLRLLDGRPTMLERLAYTEVAGRRLFEVDLDEVSITEHLASVGHPIVSLQHVIDAVAADDQDAVLLRVPRGTPILRLSRTSRDSEGRIFEASEDRYLSEVVRFTVAASGISNDGHYMRAVGG, encoded by the coding sequence GTGGCTGAAGCTGTGTACACCCAGATCGCGGACGACCTCCGCGACCAGATCGCCGCGGGCGCGCTGCGTCCGGGCGATGACGTTCCGACCGAGGCGGAGCTCGCGGAGAAGTGGCACACCTCGCGCGGCCCCATCCGCAATGCGCTGGCCGCGCTGCGCGGTGAGGGCCTGATCGAGACGAGCCGCGGACGACCGGCGCGCGTGGTCGCGCGGAAGGCGAACCAGGCCGTCGACGTCTCCGTCCCGTTCACGCGATGGGCGCGGGAGCTCGGCGTTTCCCCCGGTGCGCAGACACAGGAGCTGAGTCTGCGGCGCGCCGGCGACCTCGCCGCCGCACTGGGCGTGGAGCCCGATGACACGATCGTCAGCGTCGTCCGCCTCCGACTGCTCGACGGGCGTCCGACGATGCTGGAGCGCCTGGCGTACACCGAGGTCGCGGGTCGGCGGCTCTTCGAGGTCGACCTCGACGAGGTCTCGATCACGGAGCACCTGGCGTCGGTCGGGCATCCGATCGTGAGCCTGCAGCACGTGATCGACGCCGTGGCGGCGGATGACCAGGACGCCGTGCTGCTGCGGGTGCCCCGAGGCACGCCGATCCTGCGGCTCAGCCGCACATCGCGGGATTCCGAGGGCCGGATCTTCGAGGCGTCGGAGGACAGGTACCTCAGCGAGGTCGTGCGGTTCACCGTCGCGGCATCCGGGATCTCGAACGACGGTCACTACATGCGGGCCGTGGGCGGCTAG
- a CDS encoding phosphate/phosphite/phosphonate ABC transporter substrate-binding protein produces the protein MKLRALPALAGAAILALGLAACSGSAEATGTPGADESSSTTSFAVDENTLVFGVVPDSVDTETNYQPLMDYIAEITGKTVEYHESTDYAALIEAAVAGKVDVASFSGFTYVTATNNGAKLTPISSIVTDEGQEPGYYSQAIVPKDSDISSIADFKGKKVCFVDPSSTSGYLFPSYNLLKAGIDPKTDITPVFAGKHDVSVQKTGEGVECEAGFAEDSEVEKSDAVKVIDETMVPGAPLVFSSTLPEEVSQKLVDGLAEITIDDIIAAGIDSADSDSFRSVFYATKPVDDAYYDLIRDICKETEAEQCQG, from the coding sequence ATGAAGCTTCGCGCTCTCCCTGCCCTCGCCGGCGCGGCGATCCTCGCCCTCGGTCTCGCCGCCTGTTCCGGCTCGGCCGAGGCCACCGGCACCCCAGGAGCCGACGAGTCGTCGTCGACGACCAGCTTCGCGGTCGACGAGAACACCCTCGTCTTCGGCGTCGTCCCCGACTCGGTCGACACCGAGACCAACTACCAGCCGCTGATGGACTACATCGCCGAGATCACCGGCAAGACGGTCGAGTACCACGAGTCCACCGACTACGCCGCCCTGATCGAGGCCGCGGTCGCCGGCAAGGTCGACGTCGCGTCGTTCTCCGGCTTCACCTACGTCACCGCCACGAACAACGGCGCCAAGCTCACGCCCATCTCCTCCATCGTCACGGACGAGGGCCAGGAGCCCGGGTACTACTCGCAGGCGATCGTCCCCAAGGACAGCGACATCTCCAGCATCGCCGACTTCAAGGGCAAGAAGGTCTGCTTCGTCGACCCGTCCTCGACGTCGGGCTACCTCTTCCCCTCGTACAACCTGCTCAAGGCCGGCATCGACCCGAAGACCGACATCACGCCGGTGTTCGCCGGCAAGCACGACGTCAGCGTGCAGAAGACCGGTGAGGGCGTCGAGTGCGAGGCCGGCTTCGCCGAGGACTCCGAGGTCGAGAAGTCGGACGCCGTGAAGGTCATCGACGAGACCATGGTGCCGGGTGCCCCGCTGGTCTTCTCGTCGACGCTCCCCGAGGAGGTCTCCCAGAAGCTGGTCGACGGCCTCGCCGAGATCACCATCGACGACATCATCGCTGCCGGCATCGACAGCGCCGACTCCGACTCGTTCCGCAGCGTCTTCTACGCCACGAAGCCGGTCGACGACGCGTACTACGACCTCATCCGCGACATCTGCAAGGAAACCGAAGCGGAGCAGTGCCAGGGCTGA
- the phnC gene encoding phosphonate ABC transporter ATP-binding protein → MNAASDALIRLEGVTKTFGSTTALKGASLQVSRGEIVVLLGLSGSGKSTLLRHLDGLELPTAGSVEVLGQQVPALKGRALRNLRSRVGFIFQQFELVPSLTVLENVLTGSLSGVRGPRLGLWGYSKAAKLTALEHLDRVGLLDRAYQRSDTLSGGQQQRVAIARALMQKPDILLADEPVASLDPESSDQVMALIREIAADEGLTVVCSLHQVDLAISWADRIVGLRHGEIVLDMPTTDLTKAEVMEIYGRVATTTAEIAAVTMELAEAASQVAAS, encoded by the coding sequence ATGAACGCGGCATCCGATGCCCTCATCCGCCTCGAGGGCGTGACGAAGACCTTCGGGTCCACCACCGCGCTGAAGGGCGCCTCGCTGCAGGTCTCCCGCGGCGAGATCGTCGTGCTTCTCGGCCTCAGCGGCTCGGGCAAGTCGACGCTGCTCCGCCATCTCGACGGCCTGGAGCTCCCGACCGCCGGGTCGGTCGAGGTGCTCGGCCAGCAGGTGCCGGCGCTGAAGGGCCGGGCGCTGCGCAACCTGCGCAGCCGTGTGGGCTTCATCTTCCAGCAGTTCGAGCTCGTGCCCTCGCTCACGGTGCTGGAGAACGTGCTCACCGGATCCCTCTCGGGGGTGCGCGGTCCGCGCCTCGGCCTCTGGGGCTACTCGAAGGCCGCGAAGCTCACCGCCCTCGAGCACCTCGATCGCGTGGGCCTGCTCGACCGCGCGTATCAGCGCAGCGACACCCTCTCCGGCGGACAGCAGCAGCGCGTGGCCATCGCCCGTGCCCTCATGCAGAAGCCCGACATCCTGCTCGCCGACGAGCCCGTCGCCTCGCTCGACCCGGAATCGAGCGACCAGGTCATGGCGCTGATCCGCGAGATCGCCGCCGACGAGGGGCTCACGGTCGTCTGCAGCCTGCACCAGGTCGATCTCGCGATCTCCTGGGCCGACCGCATCGTCGGCCTCCGGCACGGCGAGATCGTGCTCGACATGCCGACCACCGACCTCACCAAGGCCGAGGTCATGGAGATCTACGGCCGCGTCGCGACGACGACCGCCGAGATCGCCGCCGTCACGATGGAACTCGCCGAAGCCGCGTCGCAGGTGGCTGCGTCATGA
- the phnE gene encoding phosphonate ABC transporter, permease protein PhnE gives MTVVRPSTGSGTQGAGSGTQGRGPSTGSGAHSGGSGAPGGVAARAPRRPLSPERIAASLTLLALLVVGILAVNEVGISIPAMVQSWGNAENFMARVGGLSFPEPGDLAWLIALTVGLVLVGTLLAAVLSVPIAYLAASNTTPGNGWRAAARFIGVLTRALPDVVLAMAFVLMFSLGTLPGILAIGIHSIGMISKMFADAIEQIDEGPRLAIRAAGGSKMQEFTSGILPQVLPSWVATVLHRNDINLRGSVVLGYVGVAGLGLEMSYAFKALNYGKGLGIALVIFVLCIVMEIVSSMVRGAMLGQQKQTRSWMDRIVHPRLRGRSAEPTTTRPAWAASPATAVRRPWTAQRVQHAIAGIVAVLIVVGSVVVSQINWLDFFTFWGKLPEVAAKFWPPSFGSYDATVMFEAMRDTVAIALAATVLTLLPSVVLGSLAASNVAPSSGARGVARFLLVGIRGIPELILAIVLVVVTGLGPQAGVIALAIGGIGLLGKLIADSFEEVDRGPERALRAVGATRLQTYTSATVPQGMQALIGHSFYMLDTNIRAATILGIVGGGGVGYYLLNASQGSRYETVTAIVLMILATVLVVEGLAMWMRKVFR, from the coding sequence ATGACGGTCGTGCGCCCTTCGACAGGCTCAGGGACCCAGGGGGCAGGGTCAGGGACCCAGGGGAGGGGCCCTTCGACAGGCTCAGGCGCCCACTCCGGGGGCTCCGGGGCCCCGGGTGGGGTCGCCGCGCGCGCACCGCGGCGCCCGCTCTCCCCGGAGCGCATCGCGGCGTCGCTGACGCTGCTCGCGCTCCTCGTGGTCGGCATCCTCGCCGTGAACGAGGTCGGCATCTCGATCCCCGCGATGGTGCAGAGCTGGGGCAACGCCGAGAACTTCATGGCCCGCGTCGGCGGCCTGTCGTTCCCCGAGCCCGGTGACCTCGCCTGGCTGATCGCGCTGACCGTCGGCCTCGTGCTCGTCGGCACCCTGCTCGCCGCCGTGCTCTCGGTGCCGATCGCCTACCTCGCCGCCTCCAACACCACGCCCGGCAACGGATGGCGTGCGGCCGCCCGCTTCATCGGCGTGCTCACCCGCGCGCTTCCGGACGTCGTCCTCGCGATGGCCTTCGTCCTCATGTTCTCGCTCGGCACGCTCCCCGGCATCCTGGCCATCGGCATCCACTCGATCGGCATGATCTCGAAGATGTTCGCCGATGCGATCGAGCAGATCGACGAGGGGCCCCGCCTCGCGATCCGCGCCGCCGGCGGCTCGAAGATGCAGGAGTTCACCTCCGGCATCCTGCCTCAGGTGCTGCCCAGCTGGGTGGCCACGGTGCTCCACCGCAACGACATCAACCTGCGCGGCAGCGTCGTGCTCGGCTACGTCGGCGTCGCCGGCCTCGGACTCGAGATGTCGTACGCCTTCAAGGCGCTCAACTACGGCAAGGGCCTCGGCATCGCCCTGGTCATCTTCGTCCTCTGCATCGTGATGGAGATCGTCTCCAGCATGGTGCGCGGCGCGATGCTCGGCCAGCAGAAGCAGACCCGCTCGTGGATGGACCGCATCGTCCACCCGCGACTCCGCGGGCGCAGCGCCGAGCCGACGACCACCCGCCCGGCCTGGGCCGCCAGCCCCGCGACGGCCGTGCGCCGCCCGTGGACGGCGCAGCGCGTGCAGCACGCGATCGCCGGCATCGTCGCCGTGCTCATCGTGGTCGGCAGCGTCGTGGTGAGCCAGATCAACTGGCTCGACTTCTTCACCTTCTGGGGCAAGCTCCCCGAGGTCGCCGCGAAGTTCTGGCCGCCCTCCTTCGGCAGCTACGACGCGACCGTCATGTTCGAGGCGATGCGCGACACCGTCGCGATCGCACTCGCAGCGACCGTGCTGACCCTGCTTCCCTCCGTCGTCCTGGGCTCGCTCGCAGCGAGCAACGTCGCACCGAGTTCCGGAGCGCGCGGCGTCGCACGGTTCCTGCTCGTCGGCATCCGCGGCATCCCCGAGCTGATCCTCGCGATCGTGCTCGTGGTGGTGACGGGGCTGGGCCCGCAGGCCGGCGTCATCGCGCTCGCGATCGGCGGTATCGGTCTGCTCGGCAAGCTCATCGCGGACTCCTTCGAAGAGGTCGACCGCGGACCGGAGCGCGCACTGCGCGCCGTGGGCGCCACCCGTCTGCAGACGTACACGTCGGCCACCGTGCCGCAGGGGATGCAGGCGCTGATCGGCCACAGCTTCTACATGCTCGACACCAACATCCGCGCGGCGACGATCCTCGGCATCGTCGGCGGCGGCGGCGTGGGCTACTACCTGCTGAACGCCAGCCAGGGGTCGCGGTACGAGACCGTGACCGCGATCGTGCTGATGATCCTCGCCACCGTGCTCGTCGTCGAGGGCCTCGCCATGTGGATGCGGAAGGTGTTCCGATGA